From the bacterium genome, the window CTCGGCCGGGTTCTCGAGCGCCACCGCACGGTCGAAAGCCTCCAGCGCGATCTCCGCGCCCAGCGTGCCCTTCAGCGACCAGCCGACGATCTTCCGCGTACACAGATCCATCACCGCCGCGAGGTACAGCCACCCCTCCGCTGTCGGCACGTACGTGATGTCCGCCACCCAGATCGACTTCGGCCGAGCCACCTCGAAATACTGGTCGACCAGATTCGGGGCCGCGGCCCGGCAGCGATCCACCTGGGTCAGACCGCGCGGCCGCTAGTTGTGACGGCTGTGAAGACCATGTTTCCGCATCAGACACGCCACGTGCTCGCGGCTGCAGCGCTTTGGGGATGAACTCATCTCAACACCTCGCGGCTCTACAAGGAAAACCTGCTTGAGATGTCGGGAATTGGCAGACAAGTACAAAAACGCCCCTCCCAGCTTTCTGGGAGGGGCGCTTCGTATTGGTACCCCGTAGGGGACTCGAACCCCTGTTACCGCCGTGAGAGGGCAGCGTCCTAGGCCACTAGACGAACGGGGCACAAAGCTGACGCGAATGATAGGTCATTCGTCGGCTGCATGCAAGTTTGGTTGCCCGGGGAGGACTCGAACCCCCATCGACTGATCCAGAGTCAGCTGTCCTGCCATTGGACGACCGGGCAATCGACGGCGAAATATATACCTCGCCGCCGGGGCGCGCAAGTTCGGGTTGGCCCTTTTTTGCCGCGCCAAGCGCGCCAGATCGGCCTCAAATGCCCGATCCGGGGCGATCCGACGGTTCGAGGCCGCCGTCGTAGCGGTCCATCTCGCGCCGGATCAGGCGGTGCAGGGCCTCTGGCGAGGCGAGGTCCGCGTCGTGCACGTCCCACGTCGCCGGCAGCAGCACGAAGGGCTCGTTCTGGGGCCCGCCCAGGCCGCCGTGGCTGCTGCTCTGCTCTTCGAGCACCACGATGCGGCCGCGGTCGGGCAGCCAGGCCCCGTTGATGACCAGGTCGCCGCTGTCCGGATAGCCCAGCAGGCGCGCCAGCTCGCCGGCCCAGAAGTCGCGGTTGCGGAACGGCGCCAGGGGGTCGTTGCGCTTGCCGAGTTCGCCGGTCACCAGGTTGCGGATGCCGTCCTCGCAGATGGCCACCGCGTCGCCGAAGCGGCGGCTCGCCGCCACGAACCCGATGCCCGGATGCCGCGCCAGGGTCTCGATGAGGCCCGGGTAGAGGGCCACCACGTCCTCGAGGTGCAGCGGCTCCCCGTGCTCGGTGAAGTACACGTGGGCCAGGCTGCCCGACACGCACACCACCACCTGGGGCGCGTCCTTCACGCTGACCCGCCCCGTCTCCCCCGCGGCCATGCGTTTCAAGGCCCGTCGGCTGCGCCGCGAGATCCAGCCGGGCTGGAGCGCCGACACCTCCTCCATTTCCTTGAGCAGCGACAGGGAGTAGCTGCTGCCCGGATCGAAGACCCGCGCGCGGATCGCATCCGGCCCCTGCAGCCGCTCGAGCATGCGGTTCAGGGCCTGCCCGATGGTCTCGCCGTAGAGATGGCGGAAGGGCACGCTGGCCGTCTGGCCGTGGTCCGAGAGCAGGACGATCTCGTAGCGGATCGGCGACTGGCGTCGGGCGCGGCGGCGCAGGATGCGCAGGCGGCGGTCGAAGCTGGCCAGGGTGATCTGGGCCTCGTAGGCGTCGGGGGCCGAGTGGTGGGCCACCTCGTCGTAGCCCACGAAGTTGGAATAGATGACCGGCACGCCGCGCACCATGTCCTGCTTGAGCCAGAAGAAGCTCAGGTCGCGCAGGAAGGCGTTGGCCAGGGCGCGCTGGCCCAGGCGGCGCAGGCTGAAGCCGAGCCGCGGGCGGTCCTTGTCGAAGCGGCCGGCGAGGGCCAGGATCGCCCCGGCCATGAAGTCCCACAGGCCCCAGATGACGGCCTTGGTCAGGGCGTTGGGGCTGAGGAAGAAGAGGTTGAAGTCGGCGCGCTCGCCCACGCGGCGGGCGCTGCCCTTCTCGCCCAGGGCGCTGACGGTCATCAGCCGCTTGTCGGCGCCGCCCGAGAGGAACGTGTTGATGCAGGAGCCGCCCGCGAGCAGCCCCGGGCCGCGGGCGCCGACCATGGCCTCGAGGCGGCGCAGATCCTCCGGGTCGCTCACCACGCGCACCTTGCGGGCCTTGCGGTCGTACCAGCGGTAGCCCGCCACGTTCTCGCGGTCGCCGTAGAAGAGTCCGGCCTGCACGGCGGGCGTGTTCGAGGGCAGACCGCAGCGCCAGCCGTACAGGCGGTGGCTGCCCTTGGCCAGCATGGCCGTCAGGGCGGGCATGCGGCCGCGGTGCATGGCCGTGCGCAGGCTCGGCAGGCTCAGGCCGTCGACCTGCAGCAGCAGCAGGCCGCACAGGGG encodes:
- a CDS encoding phage holin family protein, translated to MAVLATLLATSVLPGFHFDTSVRHWWLAAVRLPLIFTVLLILLRPLLLFATLPLNTLTLGFPTLLFNGLILYLAAKFDRAFVITNYGEALLGNLMITVISAGITGWLGLDEAHPFYQSIIYRLGRRFGPRPPRKPLCGLLLLQVDGLSLPSLRTAMHRGRMPALTAMLAKGSHRLYGWRCGLPSNTPAVQAGLFYGDRENVAGYRWYDRKARKVRVVSDPEDLRRLEAMVGARGPGLLAGGSCINTFLSGGADKRLMTVSALGEKGSARRVGERADFNLFFLSPNALTKAVIWGLWDFMAGAILALAGRFDKDRPRLGFSLRRLGQRALANAFLRDLSFFWLKQDMVRGVPVIYSNFVGYDEVAHHSAPDAYEAQITLASFDRRLRILRRRARRQSPIRYEIVLLSDHGQTASVPFRHLYGETIGQALNRMLERLQGPDAIRARVFDPGSSYSLSLLKEMEEVSALQPGWISRRSRRALKRMAAGETGRVSVKDAPQVVVCVSGSLAHVYFTEHGEPLHLEDVVALYPGLIETLARHPGIGFVAASRRFGDAVAICEDGIRNLVTGELGKRNDPLAPFRNRDFWAGELARLLGYPDSGDLVINGAWLPDRGRIVVLEEQSSSHGGLGGPQNEPFVLLPATWDVHDADLASPEALHRLIRREMDRYDGGLEPSDRPGSGI
- a CDS encoding IS3 family transposase; this encodes MDRCRAAAPNLVDQYFEVARPKSIWVADITYVPTAEGWLYLAAVMDLCTRKIVGWSLKGTLGAEIALEAFDRAVALENPAEDVIHHSDRGVQYSCLEYQRRLWDRGMMCSMSRKGNCYDNAVMESFFHTLKVERATWEKYRTRHEAAADLNLWIGVW